In Larus michahellis chromosome 24, bLarMic1.1, whole genome shotgun sequence, the sequence TCTGCACTACGAGACGCAGCTGAGTTGGGACTGGCTTTGTGGTCCCAGCTCCTTCGGGGTGCCGTGCGTGGCCGTGCCAGCCTGCGCGTCGCCTTCCTGCTAGCGCGGGGCAGGGGAAGCGCGAGCCAAGCCTGGCTCCGCCACGCGCTCAGCCGCCCCTTTTCGGGGCAAAAATCCCCCCGGTGAAGGATGGGGCGGTGGGATCGCGGCCGCGCCTGAAGGCAGAGGTACAACGGGCTGCACGCAGCCTGTTGCCGGTGCTGCTCCCGGGGGCACAGGGGTGGGTTTGCCCATCGCAGCTCTTCTCGGCCACCTTCGtgcccaggcagggacccccagcGCAGCCATGGGGGCTCCTCTCCACTCACCCCGATGGCCGTTGCTTTCCCCTCCTTGCTTCCcccactgccttccctttccctcctcccgccccgaCAGCTCTCATCTGCAACGGGATCGAGCCGATGGCGCCGAGCCGAGCGGGATCGGGCCCTCCGTGGCGGCCGGTGGGAcgagcagcagcctctgcagcgCAGCAGGGTCTGGTCTGCAGcgtctcctctctcttttctctccctttgccgTCTGGGCAGATGCCAGCCCCGTGCCCTCGACCTCCAGCACGTACCACGCGGTGATCGGCGGGGTGGTTGCCGTCatcgtcttcctcctcctcagtctCCTCATCGTCTTGGGACACTACCTGATCAGACACAAAGGTACGGGATGGGGGAGCtgcgtggggcggggggtgcgGAGCCGAGACCCCCGGTGCTGTGGCAGAGCCGGCAGCGCAGGGCGTGCTCCCCCCTCGGTGGGTccctgggagcggggctgcgTCCCCGAAGCCAGCGGGCAGCGTGGGGCAGGGGTGAAGGGAGGCAGCTCCCCACCCTGCGGATCGGCCCCATGTCCGGAGAAACCCCAGCGCGGCCACCGGAGCCCTCCTGGGTTCGGGGGCTGCTCCCCGCGTCCGTGCCGGCACCGACCCCAGCGCGGAGATGTCCCAGGGAATCCTTGGAGCTGGGCAGCACCGGGCAGAGGCAGCCTCCCCCatttctccatctctccttcaTGGTTTGGTACCCGCCGCCCCAAGACTGCCCGTGCCACTGTCCCCGTCTGTGCCGgatccctcctctccttcctcttcctcctcctcctccttcccctccatcaTTTCcatcttccccatccctggaCTTTTCATCCGCCCGGCAGGTATGTGCATAAGACACGGGGAGACGGTCACAGCCAGACATCGGCAAAACCCAGCAGAGGTGATGTGTGAGTAAGagtcccccatccctgccctcccagccccacagagctgccgCCTCTGCCCCACGCCGTGCCGGCTCCGGGGGGCATCCAGGAGCTGCCGCTTCCTTGTGGATGGCAATTTTTGCAGAGAAACCTCCAGTTTTTTGAGGGGGAACAGGGACAGGGATGCGGGGAGGGGcggagggtggggagggcaggagacTTGCCCGGAAAAGCCGTTGGAAATGCCTCTGGAAGTGCAGTTCCAGCCTCTGGCTAGAGACGAGCGCGAGAGCCGGGAGCAGCCCGGGGGACGCTCGGTGCCCGGGCAGGGCTTGTCCCAGGGAAACCGGTGACTTTTCCATTTCAGGCCAAACCCAAAGGACTTTTCCTCTCGCCTCCGCTTTCCGGCCGGCCCTCGGGCTCTGCCACCCCTGCTTGCGTGGGAGCGGGGAGCCGGCAGGGCCCCCCCCGTGACGCTGACCCCTTtctacccccccctccccaggcacttACCTGACCCACGAGGCCAAGGGGTCAGACGATGCCCCGGACGCCGACACGGCCATCATCAACGCAGAGGGCGGCCAAGCCAGCGGCGACGACAAGAAGGAGTATTTCATCTAAGGGCGGCGGAGAGAGTGAGAAATGGAGCCAAGAGACCCCGATGGAAACGGAAACCAGACCACAAAACCCCACTCAACCCAACAGATTTTCTCTCGTGCCCGGCAGGGGCagacggacggatggacggacagacggacagaggGATGGCGGGACAGAGAGCAGAGAGCGACCGGCCCTGAGACATGATGCTTCTTCTTGAACTTGTACAAAACGTTATTACTACGAACAGCGAAAGCCCCCGGCCCCGTTTGCTTGCTTGCACCTCCATCCCTGCGCCCGGCGCTCGCGCGAAACACAGACCAACCAGTGAGTGAGcgacttttccttcttcctttggaCCTTTGCTTTGGTTTCGTGGCTGCTCTTTGCTTTGGGCCCTTGGTTGGGATGTTGGGCTGGGGTCGATGTagctctttccttttgttttctctccattttggTTTCTTTGACATCCAAGGATAAAATCAGCTCCGGGCTCTGGCGCAAGCTcgggggcagctgggaggctccTCTGTCGCCAACGCTCGCCCCATCCCTCCCGCCGAGAGCCGGAACCCACGTTCCCATCGTTCCCCCCAGCCTCGGCTGCCGGATGACGGCCCCAGCCTCAGCTGGGACGGGGACCGTGGCCGGTGGGACGGGAGCGGGATGCCGGCGGGCAGCGTCTCCGCCTCCGAGGTCGTGGCGTGGGGCTGGGAtcgagccggggggggggacgaccccgGCCCCTGCCCTGATTTTATCCTTGGTGGTTCTTGTCGAACAGTGTCCATTCGGGAGGAGAGCCGTCCTCCTGCGGTTGATGTGTGATGGGGGGGTGTTGAGCTTCCAGGGTGGGAACCGCTGAGGCCCCCGGAGAGACGGAAGCGCTGCAGCTCCCCGGTCCCACCCCGGCAGGAAGCGGGGGGAGGGCAGAGGTTTTGTGGGGGCgaatccagaggaaaaaaaaaaaaaagccccgacTTTACAAATTCTCCGGTTGGAAACATCAATTTAAACCATCTATTGAGAGGTTCAGTGCAGGAGGCCACCTGCGCCGGGAGCACCGGGCAGAGCCGGGAGAGCCGGGGGGGCCTGCGGCCATCGCCGTTCCCCTCTTCGGCTCCCGGAGCCTCTGGAAAAGGTAGTTTGGACCCTGATGGTGGCTTCAACCAAAGCTCACGCAGCCGGTGGCACCGCGGGAGCTGAGCTGGAGATGACCCGCTCCCCAGGAGCTGTACGGAGAGGGGCTCCATGGGGGTCTGCTTCTCGGAGCTCActgtcccccttccctccccggccCCTTCCCAGGGCACGTGTGAGCTTGGAAAAGGCCGTTTCCCTCTCGGCTCCAAGGGCCGCAGCCAACAGCGGCCAAAATGCCCGGGTTTAGCGTCTCGGTGGTTTGGGGGTCTCCGAGGAGGCTTGGGGGGGCCTTGCCCCACCTCCTGCCTGTTCCACTCTCTTTCCCACGACAAAGCCAAGAAGCTTTCCCAACCTCTCCAGCATGTCCCCGGGGTCCGCTTGGCCCATCCCAACCCCACAGCCACGGGAATGGGGCTGCAGGGACGACGCGCTCCGGCATCCACAGGACACCCCCCCCTCGGGGAGCCAGGCCCCATCCCTCACCCTTGGGATGTGGTTTTCCCAGTTTCCCAGCATCTCTCGGTCTGGACACAAGGGGTTTTTGCAGGAGCCACCACCCTTCGATGGGGCACCCCTTCCGTTTCGGGCTGTCTGGAGGAGGAGAGCCCTTCGGGAAGGAGCAAAAGCCCCGGGTTGGCGCGGGTGACCTCACCTCGGAGGTGGAGGAAGAGCTTGCCGTGGGGCACCGGGTGCCCGTGGGGCAGGGAGCGTCACCGCGCGGGAGGAGGACGCCCAGGGGGAAGCCGTTGCGGAGCAAGCGGGGCTGGAAGGGGGCTGGGGCCGAGCAGACGAGGAAGAAGAGGCACGGCTCGGCGGCAGGCGCCGGGTGGGAGCGAGCGGGGACGCGTTTGCGGCACGGGCGCGGATGTGGCTGGTTTCACCGCGGCCAGGCGGGGTGTCGGGAGCACGCGGGCAGCGGGGTGGCAGCGCCTCCAGAGAGAAGCGCGGGAAGCCTTCATCGTACGCGGCGAAGGAAACCGGCCGTTGTTGTTCCTCCCTTCCCATCTCCTGGAAGAAGGAAGTTGGCCTGGGGTCCCAACGGTAGCTCCGAGCTCGGTTTGAGGGATGCAGCCGCCCGTTCCGAGGGATGCAGCCCCTCGTTTTGAGGGATGCAGCCGCTGCCGCCGGAGATAACACTGCAGATGCCGCCGCTCTTAGCGACTCCGCTGCACACCGAGCATGCGTGACCGTGCAGCCTTGACGCTTCGCTGAAGATCTTTCACATCCACTGCCGAATAGACCCAATTCCTTCAAATAAAACCGCCAGGACGCGTTTTTCAAGTGCAGTTTAATCTCGTCGTAAGTCTACGTGCCATCGGTGGCTACAAAGCAAGCCCCGAGCCGGGGGTCTGGGAGGGAAATGGGATAACTGGTCCCTAGGGAAAGGGAGGTGGGAGCCGGGGTCGGGCAGGGACGTTGGTGGCCCGTGGAGGCAGCGCGGGCACGGCCGTGGCTGGTTTCTCTCCggagctggtgctggtggtggccacGTAGCCCTGGTGAGAGCGGGCAGGATTTGACCTTTTTGAGGTGCCTCGTGCTGTGGGAGGTGGCAGGATGCGGTGTGGGGAGGAGCGGGCGCGGGCAGGACACTGGGGCAAGACCTGCTGCCCCTGGTCAGCCGTGGGTGGGCTGGGTCTCACCCCGGGTGGGCGCGTTGTCCCGCGACGGCCGCGGCGAGAGGCCAAGCTACGGCCCCAGGCGCCGCAGGTCCTGGGAGCGGTGGGAGCGTGACCGCGAGGAAGAGACCGTCTGCAAGAGCCCAAGGGCTTTGGTAGGTGCAAGAGAGCAGTAGGCACGCTGCCGCCAGGGCGATGGAGACCCCGTGTCGCTGGTGAGGGGGTGGCAGGTGGACCAGGTCACACGCCGTGGGGTGAGCGCGAGGGCTCACGGGGTCACCGTCGCGGGGCTGCGGTGGGGCACGTCGCGGCGGGGGAGAGCGCGGTGATGGTGCACCCACCGTGCTGCCGGTGTGACGGGACGCGCCACGTCGTGAGCGTGATGGAGAAACCACTCGGAGCTTGAGGCCCTGACGAGTAGATCAGGTCACGGGGGTGAGGTGTGGTGGGAAACGCCGTTTTGGGAGCCCCGGGGCCATGGTGGGGTACCCGGTGTGTTGAGTCCTCTGGGGTGGTGGGCGCGCGGTGTCACCGGCGTGTAGAGGAGCAGGTCCATGGCCGTGAGTGGGGGCACGAGGGGTGTCAGCCGTGAGCTGCACCGCACCGCGAGCGTGTTTggtgacggggtggggggggtgatggggtaCACCCTGCGTTGGGTCTGGGGCGCGTCCTCTTGTACGCGTGCGCAGCGCTGGGGGACACCGGGTCAAGGAGGGTTGGGAGGTCAAGGAGGGTTGGGTCCAGCATGTCGTAAGAAGCGGAGGTGACGTGGGGCGTGGGGAGGGGTTGACAATCTGCACCTTGGCGTTCGCACGGGGGTGACACTGCCAGCGGtgcggggaggcggtgggggacACGCTGGCGCTGGTGTGGCTGATGGTGGATGCGCTGCGCGGCAGGGGGGAAGAAACGATGGGGCGGGTGGTGACATGGGGGACACCCCGTCACGGCGCAGAGGGGACACCAGGCTCCCGTTCCTGGGAATATTGTCACCTGGGAGAGCCCAGGGCACCAGCCACCTCCCCGGCCCTCGGTGGTCcctttgctgggggggggggaggtccttATTGACCACGCGGGCAGGGGACCTCCAGCCCCGTGTCCACCCTGTGCCACCGCGGTCACTCGTGCTGGGTCCGGGGACATCCCAACCGGGACACGGCCAGCgctgggggatggaggaggatcCGGGACCCTGTGGCCCCCCGTTTGCACCCAGGTCCGTTCACCTCCCGCTTCCCGGCCGGCACTGAACTCTCAATAGACACGAAAGCCATATTTGTAGGGAGCTCTGGAGACGCCgtggggcggcagcggggcagggcagagGACGGTCTGTGTTGTTGTGCTGTGTTCTTCTTGTATGTACATAAAAAGGGAGACGACGAACGTTGATGTGACTTTATAACCTTTCTAATATCCTGTGCTAATCTCGGAAAATAATCCTATAAATATATCTGGATTACACACCTTCCCTGTCTCTGCGCGTCTCTGCTCCTGCCCGCGCGCGTCGGACGCTGCTGGGgcctgggatgggggggacacgggggggaacCGAGACCAGGGGAGGGGACAGAACtcagcctgggctggggacagcatggggggggacacgtctGAGCCCATCGCACGGCCCGCGGAGGCACAgctcaccccccagcaccccccaactgCAGTCCCCATCACCTGCCAGTCCCCAGGCCCCCAATTCCCCCCACCACTGCAGACACCCCCCCAAATTTCCAGCACCCCCCCAAACCACAGGAATCCTCACTCCCaagcccctgtgccccccccccccaagtcccacCGCCCTCCACCGGGCGCGAGGGCCACCAAGTGCCCCCGGTCCCTGCCGGTTGCCTGTcgggctgggcagggagcccgTGACTCAGCCCCAGTGCCAGGGGGTGACCCCGCAGGATCCGGCCGTCCCCGGGAAGAGCTGGGGGTTTTCCACGCTGAACGGGAGCTGGAAATGCCCACGGGGTGTCCTTGGCACCCGCATcctgcacccccccaaaaaacacccacCCGGGTGCCGGAGCCGCCATCCCCGGGATGAAACGCCGCGCGTGCCTGAGCCCGGGCCGGCAGCGTCCCCGCGAGCCGGGGCGCCTGTAGATAACAATTCCTAATTAATTTAAAGGTGTTCTGCCAAGAAGTGATTGTTTTCCTGCTCGAGAAATTGCCGGCTCACGCCGGCGGCTCGCCGCCTTTACCGGCAGCGGTGGCCGCCCTGTTTCCTCCGGGGCCTGGCAAAGGGGGTTGCCAGCGCGGGAAGGCTGCCATTAACGAGGCGGCTCTTATCTCCTTACggcagccctctgcctccccaccgGGCGAGCGGGAGGAGCGGAGCCCGAGGGAGAGCGAGCGGGACGCGGGGGCTCTCGGGGAGCGTGTCCCGCCGCGCGTGGTGCCCGTCGGGGACCGCGCACCCCTGAGGGCGCACCGCGGGGGGGAGACGGAGGAGCGGGCGCCGTGCCAGGACACACCATGGGCAACTGCATCCCGGTGGTGAGTTGTTTCTCCCTCCCCTGACGCTTCTCCCCATCCCGCTGGGACGCAGGAGGGCGCGCGGCGGCCAGCGGGGTCCCGTCTCGCTGCCGGCCAACGTGCGCTCGCAGCATGGCTGCGTGGGTTTGCCCTCGCCCGCTGCAGGGTCCGCACCCCGCCTTTTGAGGCCATAAGGAAATTTGGGCTTTCACGCCGGCCCCCCGGGACAATCCCATGGCCCCAGGGTATCAGCTGCAGGCGGGCTCCCCTCGCCCCGCAGCGTGGCCCTCCCTGATAAATGGCTCCGCTCGACCCGCGCCGGGGCCGTACGCGAATCCCCCGGCATCGGTGGGGCAGCAGCTCcgcggccggcagcggcggcacgTCAAGGGGTGTCTTGAGCGATGCCGTGGGatctctctgccctgctgaggccgcgGCTGGAGCCtggggtccagtgctgggctccccggttcaagaaggacgggggcctgctggagagggcacagcaaagggctaccgagatggtgaggggactgggacacccctctgatgaggaaaggctgagggatttggggctttttaggCTGGAAAAAAGGTGACCGAGGGGGGACCTTaccaacgcttataaatacttcaaggggggtgtcaggaggatggggccgggctcttctcagtggtgcccggggacaggacaaggggtaacgggcacaaacttgcccatgggaagttccatctcaacaccaggaggaacttctttgctgtgagggtggcagagccctggcccaggctgcccagagaggtgggggagtctcgcgtctccggagacatcccaaccccgcctggacgcgttcctgtgccccctgctctgggtgaccccgctccggcaggggctgggactgggcgatctccagaggtcccttccgaccacCACCatcctgtggttctgtgatcGCGGGCACCCGCGGCCGGTTGGGCATGTCGCCATCGTGACGCCCGCGGGTCTCCTTGGCAGAGCCCCAGCATCCTGGAGAGCAAGAACTCCCTGGACCTGATGGACATCCTGGGCAACCTCTCCTACGACGTGACCGCTTACGAGGACAGCAACGGGACCTTCCCAGACTACGACGCCGCGCCCTGCCACAACGAATACTGTCCCCTCTTCCAGCGTGTGGCCCCCACTTTCCTGGCCGTCACCTGCGCTGTGGCCACCCTGGGCACCGGGGCGCTGCTGGTGGCACTGGCCAAGCGGCCACATGCCTGGGGCTGGCCCCAGAGCCGAGCGCTGGTGGCCCAGCTGGCGGTGGGGATGGGGCTCTTCACCACCCTGCTGCCGGTGGTGGCGGTGGGCATCGGGCAGGGCTGGCGGCTGGGCACGGGGCTCTGCAGCCTCACCCACCTGCTGTGGCACTGGAGCCTCTTCGCCCAGGGGCTACTGGTGGCCAGCGGCTCCTGCAGCACCGCCTGGTGCCGCTGGGACCCCCGGAGCCGACGCCTGACCGTGGCCGTGTGGGCCGGGGCGCTGCTGCTGGCGATGCCGGTGGCTCTCGCCAGCGGCACGGTGGCGTCCCCGGTGACGAGCTGCGTCCGCCGGAGCGTGGCCATCCTCTCCCCCGCGTACCTGCTGCACCTCGCCTTCTgcctctgcctcttcctgctgctgccggcggggctgctggtggccacgCTGGCCGTGCCGCGGCTGAGGGCGGGCTGGCAGCCGGGCGTGGGGGCGAGCTGGCTCTTCTTTGGGCTCTGGCTGCCTtacggcgtggggctgggggtggatTTCCTCCTGCGAgcccggctgctgcagcccagctgcgGCACCTTCGAGCACTTTGACTACGTGCTGGGgctgggcgaggggctgggggtgctgcacTGCTGCCTGGGGCCCGCCGCCCTGCTCGCCGCCCGCCTCCGCCGCTGCTGAGCTCCTGGCgctgcagcccccggccccgcgccagcccccggcaccgtcccctctccccaccgcgtccccaccagccccccagctcctgccccgcaGGCAACGCTCCCCCCGGGGAGGGCAACGTGGCGCTTCTCCTCCCTCCGTCCCCTTTCCCCGGGGTCTCAGCCCCACCGTTTGGGGCCAGACACCCCGATTTGCTCAATCCCCGGGGTGCCTCAAGCATCTCCTCAAGACCCCAGGGGGTGTCAGCCCCCCAGGCTTGGCCCCAGCTCCGTGGGGAGATTCCAGCAGCGGTGATGTGAAGCGGCAGaggattttttcctccctcccgACAAGCCGAGATAAATGTCCCACCCGTGAGCACACGGGATTATCTACAATACATACGTCTGCCAGAGCTGCTCGCCACGCTCGGTtcatggcaggggctgggaggtgttgggggggacCAGGGGGGTGACATCCATCACCTCCGGCCAGGCTCCCGAGGGCTGGAAATGGGAGGCGTGTGCTCCTCGTGCCTCCCAATTAGCAGGAGAAGTTCGTTCCGGAGCTCTGCAGGCCGTCAGCGGGACGCGAGGTCGTTTATATCCAGCGCTGGGAGTCATCTGAGCCGCGCTCCGCCATCCCCACGAGGGACGGCCGCGTGCGGTCACAAGGCAGACGGGAGGCGAAATGGGTGCGGATGGAGAGctcggcggggggggtgggggggacgatGGAGGGGCGCGAGCCTGCGGCCAGGACCTGCCCCTCCCGGCTCCATGGGGTCGGGGGTCCGGCACACGAGGAGCCGCCTGGGCTGCGACAAGCCCTGTGGGACCTGGGGGCTCATCCCCGGTAAATTGAGGGACTGACTGGGTGGGGAATGAGCCCACGTTGTCCCCAAAAAGGGGGTGGCCACCCACAGCATCCCACTGCTGGCCTGCCAGCCGtaccccccaaccccagcccggacccccccccaaccagcaCCATCACTGGGGAGCCTGGAGCAGACGGgatcctcctccttcccagccagGCTGTCCCTGGGCAGGGGGCACAGAGCTCTGCCCGGGTCCCGGTCGCCCGCGGGAGGATGCACAGACCACGGATGCCCTCGGAGGACACCGGACCCTCGGCCGTTCCGCTTCGCTGCAGCTTCTTCTGCCACCTGGTGCCCACGGCTCCATCTTCGGGCTCCGTCCCTTTGGCCAGGATGTGGCGAGCGGAGCCCCCGGGGACGTGCCCGAGGGCCGTGGGTTGGG encodes:
- the ACKR1 gene encoding atypical chemokine receptor 1 — translated: MGNCIPVSPSILESKNSLDLMDILGNLSYDVTAYEDSNGTFPDYDAAPCHNEYCPLFQRVAPTFLAVTCAVATLGTGALLVALAKRPHAWGWPQSRALVAQLAVGMGLFTTLLPVVAVGIGQGWRLGTGLCSLTHLLWHWSLFAQGLLVASGSCSTAWCRWDPRSRRLTVAVWAGALLLAMPVALASGTVASPVTSCVRRSVAILSPAYLLHLAFCLCLFLLLPAGLLVATLAVPRLRAGWQPGVGASWLFFGLWLPYGVGLGVDFLLRARLLQPSCGTFEHFDYVLGLGEGLGVLHCCLGPAALLAARLRRC